DNA from Pseudomonas putida:
GATCACTTTGCCCAAAGCCTTCACCAAGGGAATCGCCGAGTTGCCCGCCGTGGCGATGGCCTCGGCCAGGGCTCGGGTGTCATAGCGTTCGGCGTGGCAGGCAGTCTCGATGGCCGCCACGGCGCTGTGCGGCACCAGCCCGACGGCCGCTTCGGCGCGCGCCAGGGCCGCCTCGAAATCGAGCATGCCCTGCAGGCGGCCACGGTCACAGAAAATCTCGCGCATGGCGGGTGCTGTGAAGTAAGCGTCGAAGAGCTGGTTGGTCATGCAACGTCCTTAATGATCGTGGTGCAGATACGCTGCCTGCTTCGGCAAGCGCAGGCTGAACAGGAAGGCCACCGCCATCATGGCGGTCACGTACCAATAGAAGGTGTTCTCCATCCCCAGGGTTTTCAAGCCCAGCGCCACGTATTCGGCCGACCCGCCGAACACCGCGTTGGCCACCGCATAGGCCAGGCCAACGCCCAGGGCCCGAACCTGTGTGGGGAACATCTCGGCCTTCACCAGACCACTGATCGAGGTGTAGAAACTGACAATGCATAGCGCCAGGGTCACCAGCACGAAGGCCAGGAACGGGCTGGTCACGGTCTTGAGCGCCATCAGCAGTGGCACTGTGAACACCGTGCCCAAGGCGCCGAACAGCATCATCGAGTTACGCCGGCCGATGCGGTCGGACAACATGCCGAACAGCGGTTGCAGGATCATGAACAGGAACAGCGCCCCGGTCATCACGAAACTGGCGCTCTTGGCGTTCATTCCGGCGGTGTTGACCAGGAATTTCTGCATGTAGGTGGTGAAGGTGTAGAAGATCAGCGAACCGCCGGCGGTATAGCCCAGCACGGTGATGAAGGCCGCGGCGTGATTGCGAAACAGCCCGCTGATGGTGCCGGCTTCCTTGTCCTGGCGGGCTTCGGCGCTGCTGGTCTCCTTCAGCGAGCGACGCAGCATCAACGAGATCAGCGCGGCGATGGCACCGACCACGAAGGGGATGCGCCAGCCATAGGCACGCAGTTCGTCTTCGGTCAGCACCTGCTGCAGGATCACCACCACCAACACTGCCAGCAATTGCCCGCCGATCAGCGTGACGTACTGGAACGAGGCAAAGAAGCCGCGCTGCCCGCGCAATGCCACTTCACTCATGTAGGTCGCGGTGGTGCCGTACTCCCCGCCCACCGACAACCCCTGGATCAGCCGCGCCAGCAACAACAGGGCCGGCGCCCAGGTGCCGATGCTCGCGTAGGTCGGCAGGCAGGCGATGATCAGCGAGCCGCCGCACATCATCAGCACCGAGATCATCAGGGAATTCTTGCGACCGTGGCGGTCGGCCAGACGGCCGAAGATCCAGCCACCGATCGGACGCATCAGAAAGCCTGCGGCGAACACCCCGGCGGTGTTGAGCAGCTGCACGGTGGGATCGTCCGAGGGGAAGAAGGCCGGGGCGAAGTAGATCGCGCAGAAGGCATAGACGTAGAAATCGAACCATTCCACCAGGTTGCCCGAGGAGGCACCGACGATGGCGAAGATGCGCTTACTGCGTTCTTCGCCTGTGTAGTAGCTAGAGGTCATGACGTGCTTACTCCTAGAAGGTCACTGCTAAGTCTAGACATACCCAGTAACAATCTCGTTCCGCTGTCCTGCCTGCACCTGGCTGATCCCAATCGTGAGGCAGTGGCTCAACAGGGGCCCGTCCTTGTGCTCCAGCTCACGCCCATTCGCGGGTAAACCCGCGCCCACAGGTTCAACGGTGAGCCTGTGTGTGGGTTACCCGCGAATGCGCCGAACCTGCCGGACGTCACCCGATCAAACGCGTTCGATCGCCAACGCCAGCCCCTGCCCTACGCCGACGCACATGGTCGCCAGGCCCTTGCGCCCACCGCTCTTCTCCAGTTGATGCAGCGCGGTCAGCACCAGACGAGCGCCGCTCATGCCCAGCGGATGGCCCAAGGCGATGGCGCCGCCGTTGGGGTTCACCTGCGGGGCGTCGTCCGCGATACCCAGCTCGCGCAGCACGGCCAGGCCCTGGCTGGCGAAGGCTTCGTTCAACTCGATGACATCGAAATCCGCCACCGCGATGCCCAGTCGCTCGGTCAGCTTGCGCACCGCTGGCACCGGGCCAATCCCCATCACCCGAGGCGCCACGCCGGCACTGGCCATGCCCAGCACCCGCGCACGCGGGGTGAGGCCATGCTTTTTCACTGCTTCAGCCGACGCCAGGATCAGCGCAGCCGCACCATCGTTGACGCCCGAGGCATTGCCAGCGGTGACGGTCTTGTCCAGGCCGTTGACCGGTTTGAGCTTGGCCAAGGCCTCCAGGGTGGTCTCCGGGCGCAGGTGCTCGTCCTGCTCGACCCATGTCTCGCCCTTCTTGTGAACGATGCGCACCGGCACGATCTCTTCGGCGAAAAACCCTGCCGCCTGGGCTGCCGCTGCCTTCTGCTGGCTACGCAGGGCGAAGGCGTCCTGATCGGCGCGCGAAACCTGGTAATCGTCGGCCACGTTGTCGGCGGTCTCGGGCATGGCATCCACGCCGTACTGGGCTTTCATCAGCGGGTTGATGAAGCGCCAGCCGATGGTGGTGTCCTCAAGCTTCATGTTGCGCGAGTAACCGCTCTCGGCCTTGCCCATGACGAATGGAGCACGGGACATCGACTCCACCCCGCCAGCAATCGCCAGTTCCATCTCACCGCTGGCGATGGCACGGAACGCGGTACCGACCGCATCCATCCCCGAGGCGCACAGGCGGTTGAGGGTCACGCCCGCAACGCTCTGCGGCAGGCCGGCAAGCAGCAGCGCCATCCGCGCCACGTTGCGGTTGTCTTCGCCAGCCTGGTTGGCACAGCCCAGGAACACCTCGTCGAGTTGCGACCAGTCAACCTGCGGGTTGCGCTCGATCAGCGCCTTGAGCGGCACCGCCGCCAGGTCGTCGGCACGCACGCCGGCCAAGGCGCCGCCGAAGCGGCCGATGGGGGTGCGGATGGCGTCGCAGATGAATACGTCACGCATCAGGCTTCTCCTGCCGTCTGGCCATGGGCAGCGGCGGTGCGGGCTTCCAGGTCGCGCAGAGCGCCCAGCTCGACCTCGGTGGGGGCATCGGTGGTCTGCACGCTGTCCGCGAAGCGGATCGGCCAACCGGTGGCGGCGACGATCTGCTCGCGGGTCACGCCCGGGTGGATCGAGGTGACCACGAACTCGTGGGTGCCGGCTTCCGGCTCCATGATGCACAGGTCGGTGATGATGCCGACCGGGCCATCGCCCGGCAGGCCCAGGCGTTTGCGCGAATCGCCGCCCTCGCCGTGACCGACCGAGGTGATGAAGTCCAGCGTCTCGACGAAGGCGCGAGGCGACTGTTTGAGGATGATCAGCACCTGCTTGGCGGAGCCGGCGATCTCCGGCGCACCGCCTGCACCCGGCAGGCGGGTCTTGGGCGCGTGGTAGTCACCGACCACGGTGGTGTTGATGTTGCCGAAACGGTCGACCTGGGCAGCACCGAGGAAGCCCACATCAATGCGTCCGCCTTGCAGCCAGTAGCGGAAGATCTCGGCGGTAGGCACCACGGTATCGGCAGTTTCGGCCAGCTCGCCGTCACCGATCGACAACGGCAACACGCTGGGTTTGGCACCGATCGGGCCAGATTCATAGATCAGCACCACGTCCGGCGAGGACGTCAGGCGCGCCAGGTTGGCAGCCTTGGACGGCAGGCCGATACCCACGAAGCAGACCGCACCGTTACGCAGGCGACGGGCTGCGGCGACGGTCATCATTTCGGAAGTGGAATAGCTCATTGCGCAGCCTCCGCGGTGCTGGCCAGCTTGGCCTTGAATTCATTGAAGTCGGCGGTGCCACGGATATAGGTGTCGATCCAGGCGGTGAACGACTCACGGTGGCGGGCGATCGGGTCCCAGGCCTGGTAGAAGCGGTTGTCGCGCTCGTAGTAACCATGGGCGTAGGACGGATGGGCGCCGCCCGGCACCAGGCATACGGCACTGAGTGCCCAGGTCGGCAGGACACAGGCATTCATCGGCGCCTGCAGGTCGTCGACGATCTCCTCGACGGTGACGATGCAGCGCTTGGCCGCCAGGGCCGCCTCCTTCTGCACACCCAGAATGCCCCAGAGCAACACGTTGCCCTTGCGGTCGGCCTTCTGGGCGTGGATCACGGTGACGTCC
Protein-coding regions in this window:
- a CDS encoding MFS family transporter, which encodes MTSSYYTGEERSKRIFAIVGASSGNLVEWFDFYVYAFCAIYFAPAFFPSDDPTVQLLNTAGVFAAGFLMRPIGGWIFGRLADRHGRKNSLMISVLMMCGGSLIIACLPTYASIGTWAPALLLLARLIQGLSVGGEYGTTATYMSEVALRGQRGFFASFQYVTLIGGQLLAVLVVVILQQVLTEDELRAYGWRIPFVVGAIAALISLMLRRSLKETSSAEARQDKEAGTISGLFRNHAAAFITVLGYTAGGSLIFYTFTTYMQKFLVNTAGMNAKSASFVMTGALFLFMILQPLFGMLSDRIGRRNSMMLFGALGTVFTVPLLMALKTVTSPFLAFVLVTLALCIVSFYTSISGLVKAEMFPTQVRALGVGLAYAVANAVFGGSAEYVALGLKTLGMENTFYWYVTAMMAVAFLFSLRLPKQAAYLHHDH
- the pcaF gene encoding 3-oxoadipyl-CoA thiolase; its protein translation is MMRDVFICDAIRTPIGRFGGALAGVRADDLAAVPLKALIERNPQVDWSQLDEVFLGCANQAGEDNRNVARMALLLAGLPQSVAGVTLNRLCASGMDAVGTAFRAIASGEMELAIAGGVESMSRAPFVMGKAESGYSRNMKLEDTTIGWRFINPLMKAQYGVDAMPETADNVADDYQVSRADQDAFALRSQQKAAAAQAAGFFAEEIVPVRIVHKKGETWVEQDEHLRPETTLEALAKLKPVNGLDKTVTAGNASGVNDGAAALILASAEAVKKHGLTPRARVLGMASAGVAPRVMGIGPVPAVRKLTERLGIAVADFDVIELNEAFASQGLAVLRELGIADDAPQVNPNGGAIALGHPLGMSGARLVLTALHQLEKSGGRKGLATMCVGVGQGLALAIERV
- a CDS encoding CoA-transferase subunit beta gives rise to the protein MSYSTSEMMTVAAARRLRNGAVCFVGIGLPSKAANLARLTSSPDVVLIYESGPIGAKPSVLPLSIGDGELAETADTVVPTAEIFRYWLQGGRIDVGFLGAAQVDRFGNINTTVVGDYHAPKTRLPGAGGAPEIAGSAKQVLIILKQSPRAFVETLDFITSVGHGEGGDSRKRLGLPGDGPVGIITDLCIMEPEAGTHEFVVTSIHPGVTREQIVAATGWPIRFADSVQTTDAPTEVELGALRDLEARTAAAHGQTAGEA